In one window of Campylobacter coli DNA:
- a CDS encoding restriction endonuclease subunit S, translated as MYNQTLQEKYPHLEISVLKLSEAQKDNESKRIDSEFFKKEYFDAMETIQLNQVEYLSDNTKFNSRYSQPKYDETSKMKVINSQYIRNEYIDYENAKSGYGKIVPKESVLINATGIGTLGRVFINILDFDFSIDSHINIIVVKNKTYLNPYFLTIFLQSYYGQIQIIRYYSGTSGQIEIYPRDFNYFKIPIFSMEFQLEIEKMVKDSHKALEESKELYKKAEEILYNELGLDPKNPLQSLLNSKTNNSTNSPNISIRTLKESFLKTGRLDSEYYQSKYEDIENFIKSYSNGYDSFLNIINNKDTNFTPKNNENYNYIELANIGNNGNINEPISDLGKNLPTRARRIVSNGDVIISSIEGSLSSCALITQEFDKHLVSTGFFVLNSKLLNSETLLVMFKSQIFQEYLKKFPSGTILCAINKEELSKIFIPKIDPTTQEKIAKYIQESFNLRKKSKQLLDNAKIKVEEQIQGKV; from the coding sequence ATGTATAATCAGACTTTACAGGAAAAATACCCGCATTTAGAAATTAGCGTATTAAAACTTAGTGAAGCTCAAAAGGATAATGAGAGTAAAAGAATAGATTCTGAGTTTTTCAAGAAAGAATATTTTGATGCTATGGAGACCATACAATTAAATCAAGTTGAATATTTGAGTGATAATACGAAATTTAATTCTCGGTATTCGCAACCGAAATATGACGAGACAAGTAAGATGAAAGTTATCAATAGTCAATATATTAGGAATGAATATATTGACTATGAAAATGCAAAAAGTGGGTATGGAAAAATTGTTCCAAAAGAATCTGTATTAATAAATGCAACAGGTATAGGAACTTTAGGTAGAGTGTTTATCAATATACTTGATTTTGATTTTAGTATAGATAGTCATATTAATATTATTGTTGTTAAAAATAAAACATATTTAAACCCTTATTTTTTGACTATTTTTCTGCAAAGTTACTATGGTCAGATTCAAATAATCAGATATTATAGTGGAACTTCCGGGCAAATTGAAATTTATCCTAGAGATTTTAATTATTTTAAAATTCCCATTTTCTCTATGGAATTTCAGTTAGAAATTGAAAAAATGGTAAAAGATTCTCATAAAGCATTAGAAGAAAGCAAAGAGTTGTATAAAAAAGCAGAGGAAATTTTATATAATGAACTAGGACTTGATCCAAAGAATCCATTGCAAAGTTTACTAAATTCTAAAACAAATAATTCTACAAACTCACCAAATATTTCTATACGCACCCTAAAAGAATCTTTTCTAAAAACAGGAAGGTTGGATAGTGAATATTATCAAAGTAAATATGAAGACATAGAAAATTTTATAAAATCTTATTCAAATGGATATGATAGCTTTTTAAACATTATAAACAATAAAGACACAAATTTTACACCTAAAAACAATGAAAATTATAATTACATAGAACTTGCAAATATAGGCAACAATGGTAATATTAACGAGCCAATTAGTGATTTGGGAAAAAATTTACCCACAAGAGCAAGAAGAATAGTAAGCAATGGAGATGTAATTATTTCAAGTATCGAGGGTAGCCTATCAAGCTGTGCTTTGATTACCCAAGAATTTGACAAGCATTTAGTCTCAACAGGGTTTTTTGTATTAAATTCAAAATTATTAAATAGTGAAACTTTGCTTGTAATGTTTAAAAGTCAAATATTTCAAGAATATTTAAAGAAATTTCCAAGCGGAACAATACTTTGCGCTATAAACAAAGAAGAGTTGTCTAAAATTTTTATCCCTAAAATAGATCCTACAACTCAAGAAAAAATTGCAAAATATATACAAGAAAGTTTTAATTTAAGGAAAAAATCTAAACAATTATTAGATAATGCAAAAATTAAAGTAGAAGAGCAAATACAAGGAAAAGTATGA
- a CDS encoding thiazole synthase — protein sequence MQENLKNDSLKIGKYEFKSRFILGSGKYSLELIKSAIEEAKAEIITLALRRANTGEIANILDYIPKNITLLPNTSGARNADEALRIARLSRELGCGELIKIEVIGDSKYLLPDNYETIKACELLAKEGFTPLPYMHADLYAARAMRDAGAAAIMPLAAPIGSNKGLCAKEFIQILLNEIDLPIIVDAGIGTPAQACEAMQMGVSAVMANTAIAEAKDIALMAKAFSLAIQAGRAGYLAGLASVSEAKASSPLTGFLRD from the coding sequence ATGCAAGAAAATTTAAAAAATGATAGCTTAAAAATAGGAAAATATGAATTTAAATCAAGATTTATTTTAGGATCAGGAAAGTATTCTTTAGAGCTTATAAAATCAGCCATAGAAGAAGCCAAAGCAGAAATCATCACGCTGGCTTTGCGCCGTGCAAATACGGGTGAGATTGCTAATATACTTGATTATATCCCTAAAAATATAACCCTCTTGCCTAATACTTCCGGAGCTAGAAATGCCGATGAGGCTTTGCGTATCGCAAGACTTTCTAGAGAGCTTGGCTGCGGAGAGCTTATAAAAATAGAGGTTATAGGTGATAGTAAGTATTTGTTGCCTGATAATTATGAAACCATTAAGGCTTGTGAACTTTTAGCAAAAGAAGGCTTTACCCCTTTGCCTTATATGCACGCTGATCTTTATGCAGCTAGAGCTATGCGTGATGCAGGGGCTGCAGCTATCATGCCTTTAGCAGCACCTATTGGGAGTAATAAAGGCTTGTGTGCTAAGGAATTTATACAAATTTTGCTTAATGAGATCGATTTGCCTATCATTGTAGATGCAGGTATTGGAACCCCTGCACAAGCGTGCGAGGCTATGCAAATGGGAGTAAGTGCAGTGATGGCAAATACAGCTATAGCTGAAGCAAAGGATATTGCTTTGATGGCAAAAGCATTTTCTTTGGCTATACAGGCTGGAAGAGCGGGTTATTTAGCAGGTTTAGCAAGCGTGAGCGAGGCTAAGGCTAGTTCTCCATTAACAGGCTTTTTAAGGGATTGA
- the thiS gene encoding sulfur carrier protein ThiS gives MIINGEKFELKELKFMDFIKEKGFKIELIALELNGEIIPKSEFENLILKEDDKAEIVSFVGGG, from the coding sequence ATGATTATTAACGGAGAAAAATTTGAGCTTAAAGAGCTTAAATTTATGGATTTTATCAAAGAAAAGGGTTTTAAAATCGAACTTATCGCCTTAGAATTAAATGGAGAGATTATACCTAAAAGTGAATTTGAAAATTTGATTTTAAAAGAAGACGATAAAGCGGAAATCGTGAGTTTTGTAGGGGGTGGCTGA
- a CDS encoding MAE_28990/MAE_18760 family HEPN-like nuclease, producing the protein MESWTIYKEQKSFLKDLLKDMEVMDKENNNNFYNKYAQSIKSKFVIMLYTMLESVIVQSLQDIFDHIKQNKISFYDLHDNMKKIYLQAKIKNKERHFNAIIANDLIEVIKQLGNEMVEINLKNDFNNENPFSAGSINCKNIKSNILNKIILSDIDVNKFNRLCKIDIQDTIKINTEDRNKLAHGEISFQDFGKNITIEGLKERYLSIVIYLHKYLQNIKKYIANQGYKNV; encoded by the coding sequence ATGGAATCTTGGACAATATATAAAGAACAAAAAAGCTTTTTAAAAGATTTGTTAAAAGATATGGAGGTAATGGATAAAGAAAACAATAACAACTTTTACAATAAATATGCACAATCAATAAAATCAAAGTTTGTGATTATGCTCTATACAATGTTAGAAAGTGTAATTGTACAAAGCTTGCAAGATATTTTTGATCATATTAAACAAAATAAAATCAGTTTTTATGATTTACATGATAATATGAAGAAGATTTATCTCCAAGCAAAAATTAAAAACAAAGAAAGACATTTTAATGCCATTATTGCGAATGATTTAATTGAAGTAATAAAGCAATTGGGCAATGAAATGGTGGAAATCAATTTGAAAAATGATTTTAACAATGAAAACCCCTTTAGTGCTGGATCAATAAATTGTAAAAATATAAAATCTAATATTCTTAATAAAATTATATTAAGTGATATTGATGTTAATAAATTTAATAGGCTTTGTAAAATTGATATTCAAGATACAATTAAAATAAATACTGAAGATAGAAATAAACTAGCACATGGCGAAATTAGTTTTCAAGATTTTGGTAAAAACATAACAATAGAAGGTTTAAAGGAAAGATATTTGAGCATTGTTATATATTTGCACAAATACTTACAAAATATAAAAAAATATATTGCTAATCAAGGATACAAAAATGTATAA
- a CDS encoding N-6 DNA methylase: MIEEILKDSDYKLDLFSKKAIAELETKIITKTNKNNQIIYYTNCLVRDKEIKLTPEEIVRQLYIDKLLNEYDYPKDMIKIEFGVHFGREVKRADIVIMDKIQITTPYIIIEVKKPKLKDGKEQLKSYCNATGATMAVWCNGKEISYYHRKDPNYFEAIPNIPKANQTLPEILRIDFTFDDLIKEDILKNQKRSLKNLILEMEDEVLANAGVDVFEECFKLIFIKLFDELEASRDKTKNLEFRNYGESDSELKQKIEKLFDKAKKKWEGVFNNDEKIKLSPSHLSVCVSSLQNVKLFNSNLEVIDDAFEYLVNKSSKGEKGQYFTPRYVIDMCVKMLNPKKDESMIDTASGSCGFPIHTCFYVWRSIYKERGIEASHLFTAQEKIPECQDYVKEKVFGIDFDEKSVRVSKMLNLIAGDGHTNVLYLNSIDFDRWDEWVKDDEDWQDVYFEGFKRLKNLRATKNQNRDFSFDILMANPPFAGDIKEGRILARYELGKKENGKPQSKVGRDILFIERNLDMLRPGGRMAIVLPQGRFNNSSDKYIREFIAQKARILAVVGLHGNVFKPHTGTKTSVLFLQKWDDKLCPKCEDYNIFFATMSEPSKDNSGEKIYYPLLDSHDHLVVKHDLFHPHLEGDEPIKQKDESQEDFDKRMQEYTLNVEKYKDLQKDGIAEAFIEFAKSENLSFWRL; the protein is encoded by the coding sequence ATGATTGAAGAAATTTTAAAAGATAGTGATTATAAGTTAGATCTATTTAGTAAAAAAGCTATTGCTGAATTAGAAACTAAAATTATAACTAAGACAAACAAAAATAATCAAATTATATACTATACTAATTGCCTTGTCCGCGACAAAGAAATTAAACTTACGCCAGAAGAAATCGTACGCCAGCTTTATATTGATAAGCTTTTAAATGAATATGATTATCCAAAAGATATGATAAAAATTGAATTTGGTGTGCATTTTGGACGCGAAGTAAAAAGGGCTGATATTGTGATAATGGATAAAATCCAAATCACAACTCCCTACATCATCATAGAAGTAAAAAAACCAAAATTAAAAGACGGTAAAGAACAATTAAAAAGTTATTGCAATGCTACTGGTGCAACCATGGCTGTATGGTGTAATGGTAAAGAAATTAGCTATTATCACAGAAAAGATCCAAATTATTTTGAAGCTATTCCAAATATCCCAAAAGCCAATCAAACCTTGCCAGAAATTTTAAGAATAGATTTCACCTTTGATGATTTAATCAAGGAAGATATCTTAAAGAATCAAAAAAGAAGTTTGAAAAATTTAATCCTAGAAATGGAAGATGAGGTATTAGCAAATGCTGGAGTCGATGTATTTGAAGAGTGTTTTAAACTTATATTTATAAAACTTTTTGATGAATTAGAAGCCTCTAGAGATAAAACAAAAAATTTAGAGTTTAGAAACTATGGAGAATCAGATTCTGAACTTAAACAAAAAATAGAAAAACTTTTTGATAAAGCAAAGAAAAAATGGGAAGGTGTGTTTAATAATGATGAGAAGATCAAACTTTCTCCTTCGCACCTAAGTGTATGTGTATCATCTTTGCAAAATGTAAAATTGTTCAATTCTAATTTAGAAGTTATTGATGATGCTTTTGAATATCTAGTGAATAAATCTTCAAAAGGTGAAAAAGGGCAATATTTTACTCCGCGTTACGTGATAGATATGTGCGTCAAAATGCTAAATCCCAAAAAAGATGAAAGCATGATAGATACTGCAAGCGGAAGTTGTGGATTTCCGATACATACTTGTTTTTATGTGTGGCGTTCAATCTATAAGGAAAGAGGCATAGAAGCAAGCCATCTTTTTACAGCTCAAGAAAAGATTCCTGAGTGTCAAGACTATGTAAAAGAAAAAGTATTTGGTATAGATTTTGATGAAAAAAGCGTTCGTGTATCAAAAATGCTTAATCTAATTGCAGGTGATGGGCATACAAATGTCTTGTATTTAAATTCCATTGACTTTGATAGATGGGATGAGTGGGTAAAAGATGATGAAGATTGGCAAGATGTGTATTTTGAAGGTTTTAAACGCTTAAAAAATTTAAGAGCTACTAAAAATCAAAATAGAGATTTTAGTTTTGATATTTTAATGGCAAATCCACCTTTTGCAGGAGATATAAAAGAAGGTAGAATTTTAGCCAGATATGAGCTAGGCAAAAAAGAAAATGGCAAACCTCAAAGTAAAGTAGGAAGAGATATTTTATTTATTGAAAGAAATTTAGATATGTTGCGTCCTGGCGGTAGAATGGCTATTGTCTTGCCACAAGGGCGTTTTAATAATTCAAGTGATAAATATATAAGAGAATTTATCGCACAAAAGGCTAGAATCTTAGCAGTTGTAGGACTTCATGGAAATGTCTTTAAACCACACACAGGCACAAAAACCAGTGTATTATTTTTACAAAAATGGGATGATAAATTATGTCCAAAGTGTGAGGACTATAATATCTTCTTTGCTACGATGAGTGAGCCCAGCAAGGATAATTCAGGCGAAAAGATTTATTATCCACTTTTAGATTCTCATGATCATTTAGTAGTAAAACATGATCTATTTCATCCGCATTTAGAAGGAGATGAACCTATAAAACAAAAAGATGAAAGCCAAGAAGATTTTGATAAAAGAATGCAAGAATATACGCTAAATGTGGAAAAATACAAAGACTTGCAAAAAGATGGCATAGCGGAAGCTTTTATTGAATTTGCAAAGAGTGAAAATTTGAGTTTTTGGAGGTTATAA
- a CDS encoding DUF262 domain-containing protein, with product MASNKSMLSSDEITNILKEKQKNIKYDTKDWSIELVLSKFHKQTEKNQTEINIPFYQRNFVWKPDQISKLIETILLGLPLPLIFLEQTDDGLLEVIDGSQRIRALDKFFNNEHKLNKLEILGDFNGMKFEDFPPSIQRKMKDSSLRIIVLESNEEENAKDIANKIFERINTKGTNATAMEVRKGSNYGKFVEFIYSECSTEEFENIAKLGKTASLRGYQQELIIKFFAYYDLYIKSNKIEFNETINAVLENYMKEKNKSFDDDDKNKDELLTLFKNVIKIIERCKITENDSYKLRKKDKLLAIMLAIAIYIKEDPNYANKTFDVWSQDFINNSNNSSLKTLNDNIKLILNNLKQ from the coding sequence ATGGCAAGCAATAAATCAATGTTAAGTTCAGATGAAATAACCAATATATTAAAAGAAAAACAAAAAAATATTAAATATGATACAAAAGATTGGTCTATTGAGTTAGTATTAAGCAAATTTCATAAACAGACAGAAAAAAATCAAACTGAAATTAATATACCATTTTATCAAAGAAATTTTGTCTGGAAACCAGATCAAATATCTAAACTTATTGAAACAATTTTATTAGGATTACCATTACCTTTGATTTTTTTAGAGCAAACAGATGATGGATTGCTTGAAGTGATTGATGGATCACAGAGAATAAGAGCTTTGGATAAATTTTTTAACAATGAACATAAATTAAATAAATTAGAAATTTTGGGTGATTTTAATGGTATGAAATTTGAAGATTTTCCACCTTCGATTCAGCGAAAAATGAAAGATAGTTCATTGAGAATTATTGTATTAGAATCCAATGAAGAAGAAAATGCCAAGGATATTGCAAACAAAATATTTGAGCGCATTAATACAAAAGGAACAAATGCTACAGCTATGGAAGTAAGAAAAGGATCAAATTACGGTAAATTTGTTGAATTTATTTATAGTGAATGTTCTACTGAAGAATTTGAAAATATAGCTAAACTTGGAAAAACAGCTTCTTTAAGGGGGTATCAGCAAGAGCTTATTATTAAGTTTTTTGCTTATTATGATTTATATATTAAAAGCAACAAAATAGAATTTAATGAAACTATAAATGCTGTGCTTGAAAATTATATGAAAGAAAAAAATAAGAGTTTTGATGATGATGATAAAAATAAAGATGAGCTTCTAACATTATTTAAAAATGTAATCAAGATTATAGAAAGATGTAAGATTACAGAAAATGATTCTTACAAACTAAGAAAAAAAGATAAGCTTTTGGCGATTATGTTAGCGATTGCGATTTATATTAAAGAGGACCCAAACTATGCCAATAAAACTTTTGATGTTTGGTCTCAAGATTTTATAAACAATTCAAACAACAGTAGTCTAAAAACTCTCAATGATAATATTAAATTAATCTTAAATAATTTAAAGCAATAA
- the thiH gene encoding 2-iminoacetate synthase ThiH, whose product MQDYMQYLPHMQELKSDILSKVLDEIQNYDETKYSAKEVQEALNATYLSIENLKALLSSAAEDFIEELAFKSAKTKQKYFGNSISLFTPLYLSNYCNSKCVYCGFQKGNKIARAKLSEDEIHEEMQAIAKTGLQEILMLTGEGREFASVEYIAKACKIARQYFKVVGVEIYPMNEDEYKILHENGCDYVTIFQETYNPLKYSKIHLGGEKRIFPYRFNGQERALRAGMRGVAFAALLGIDDFRKDALATALHAYFLQKAYPHAEISISVPRLRPIINNAKIHPKDVSEKRLLQVLCAYRLFLPFAGITISSRERVGFRDEVVKLGATKMSAGVSVGIGEHKGDKKGDGQFEISDDRGVDEILAMLKNSNLQAVMSDSIYVG is encoded by the coding sequence ATGCAAGATTATATGCAGTATTTACCTCATATGCAAGAGTTAAAAAGCGATATTTTATCTAAGGTTTTAGATGAAATTCAAAATTATGATGAAACAAAATACAGCGCTAAAGAAGTGCAAGAGGCTTTAAATGCTACGTATTTGAGTATTGAGAATTTAAAAGCTTTGCTTTCAAGTGCAGCTGAAGATTTTATAGAAGAATTAGCTTTTAAGTCGGCTAAAACCAAGCAAAAATATTTTGGAAATTCTATTTCGCTTTTTACTCCACTTTATTTGTCAAATTATTGTAATTCTAAATGCGTTTATTGCGGTTTTCAAAAAGGAAATAAAATCGCAAGAGCCAAGCTGAGTGAAGATGAAATTCATGAAGAAATGCAAGCTATTGCTAAAACAGGTTTGCAAGAAATTCTAATGCTAACAGGTGAAGGAAGAGAGTTTGCAAGCGTAGAATACATCGCAAAAGCTTGTAAGATAGCTAGGCAGTATTTTAAGGTTGTAGGTGTTGAAATTTATCCTATGAATGAGGATGAGTATAAAATTTTGCATGAAAATGGCTGTGATTATGTAACCATTTTTCAAGAAACTTACAATCCTTTAAAGTATTCTAAAATTCATTTAGGGGGTGAAAAGCGTATTTTTCCTTATCGTTTTAATGGGCAAGAAAGAGCCTTAAGAGCGGGTATGCGAGGAGTAGCTTTTGCAGCACTTTTGGGGATTGATGATTTTAGAAAAGATGCGCTTGCAACAGCTCTTCATGCGTATTTTTTACAAAAGGCTTATCCGCATGCTGAAATTTCTATTTCGGTACCTCGTTTAAGACCTATTATCAATAATGCTAAAATTCACCCTAAAGATGTAAGCGAAAAACGCCTTTTGCAAGTGCTTTGTGCTTATAGACTTTTTTTGCCTTTTGCAGGTATTACTATATCAAGTCGTGAAAGAGTAGGCTTTAGAGATGAGGTTGTAAAACTTGGAGCGACAAAAATGAGCGCAGGAGTAAGCGTGGGTATAGGAGAGCATAAGGGCGATAAAAAAGGTGATGGACAATTTGAAATTTCAGACGATCGAGGTGTGGATGAAATTTTAGCTATGCTTAAAAACTCAAATTTACAAGCTGTGATGAGCGATAGTATTTATGTGGGATAA
- a CDS encoding NAD-dependent deacetylase, whose translation MKNIMILSGAGLSAPSGLKTFRDNDGLWEEYDVMEVCSATGFRKNPKKVLDFYDARRVQLQSVKPNYAHEKIAQLKEKWGKNLFILTQNVDDLLERAGCKDVVHLHGFLPELRCLSCDEIFNIGYEKIVDKQCPKCKSQNLRHNIVMFEEQAPAYATLYSLLHQTSLFISIGTSGAVLPVGQYASMCEKSILNIYEKDVNLERYFDKIYTEDIISAIDKIALDIENFMKDGNV comes from the coding sequence ATGAAAAACATTATGATACTAAGCGGAGCGGGTTTGTCTGCTCCAAGTGGGCTTAAAACTTTTAGAGATAACGATGGACTTTGGGAAGAGTATGATGTAATGGAGGTTTGTTCTGCTACAGGCTTTAGAAAAAATCCTAAAAAAGTGCTTGATTTTTATGACGCAAGAAGAGTCCAACTTCAAAGTGTAAAGCCAAATTATGCCCATGAAAAAATCGCACAATTAAAAGAAAAATGGGGTAAAAATCTTTTTATCCTTACGCAAAATGTTGATGATTTGCTAGAGCGTGCAGGCTGTAAAGATGTGGTACATTTACATGGTTTTTTACCCGAGCTTCGCTGTTTATCTTGTGATGAAATTTTTAACATAGGCTATGAAAAAATCGTTGATAAACAATGCCCAAAATGTAAAAGCCAAAATTTAAGACACAATATAGTCATGTTTGAAGAGCAGGCTCCTGCTTATGCTACGCTTTATTCTTTGCTTCATCAAACTTCATTATTTATTAGCATAGGCACAAGCGGGGCGGTTTTACCTGTGGGGCAATATGCTTCAATGTGTGAAAAAAGTATTTTAAATATTTATGAAAAAGATGTGAATTTGGAGCGATATTTTGATAAAATCTACACCGAAGATATAATCAGTGCTATAGATAAAATCGCACTGGATATTGAAAATTTTATGAAAGATGGCAATGTTTGA
- the dapE gene encoding succinyl-diaminopimelate desuccinylase, with amino-acid sequence MNAKELLIELLKFESITPEDDGALNFIALELSDFEAFFIEKEGIKNLLLTKKFNDEGEHLAFGGHVDVVPAGEGWKNDPFEPLEEEGFIYARGAQDMKSGVAAFIDAVKEVNFKGGRLSLILTSDEEGEAKYGTKAVLEWMKEKNMLPDYAVVAEPTCVKKMGDSIKIGRRGSINGKLLIRGKQGHAAYPEKCINPVHDFAPVLKLLAGFDLDPGSAEFSPSKIVITDIRGGMQVSNVTPNDLRLMFNVRNSPDTNLEDVRAYVEKICHGLNYELELTQSSEPFLTSIDNKIVQKMNESVQKITHEVPELNTKGGTSDARYFAKYGVKVVEFGVCNDRIHAIDERVSVEEFEKLCLVFRDLVENF; translated from the coding sequence ATGAATGCAAAAGAATTATTGATCGAACTTTTAAAATTTGAGTCCATTACACCCGAAGATGATGGTGCTTTAAATTTCATCGCCTTAGAACTTAGTGATTTTGAAGCTTTTTTTATAGAAAAAGAAGGGATTAAAAATCTTTTGCTTACTAAGAAATTTAACGATGAGGGTGAGCATTTGGCTTTTGGTGGGCATGTAGATGTCGTTCCTGCGGGCGAGGGTTGGAAAAATGATCCTTTTGAGCCTTTGGAAGAAGAAGGTTTTATCTATGCAAGGGGTGCGCAGGATATGAAAAGCGGTGTGGCTGCTTTTATCGATGCTGTAAAGGAAGTTAACTTTAAGGGAGGAAGATTAAGCCTTATTTTAACAAGTGATGAAGAAGGCGAGGCAAAATACGGAACGAAAGCTGTTTTAGAATGGATGAAAGAAAAAAATATGCTACCTGATTATGCTGTGGTTGCTGAACCTACTTGTGTAAAAAAAATGGGCGATAGTATCAAAATAGGGCGTCGTGGTTCTATCAATGGTAAGCTTTTGATACGCGGAAAACAAGGTCATGCAGCTTACCCTGAAAAATGTATCAATCCTGTGCATGATTTCGCACCGGTTTTAAAACTTTTAGCAGGTTTTGATCTTGATCCAGGTAGTGCTGAATTTAGCCCTTCAAAAATCGTTATAACCGATATTCGCGGGGGTATGCAAGTAAGCAATGTCACTCCAAATGATTTAAGACTTATGTTTAATGTTCGCAATTCTCCTGATACAAATTTAGAAGATGTAAGAGCTTATGTTGAAAAAATTTGCCACGGTTTAAATTATGAGCTAGAATTAACACAATCAAGCGAACCTTTTTTAACAAGCATTGATAATAAAATCGTACAAAAAATGAATGAAAGTGTGCAAAAAATCACTCATGAGGTACCAGAGCTTAATACCAAAGGCGGCACAAGTGATGCAAGGTATTTTGCAAAATACGGCGTTAAGGTGGTTGAATTTGGCGTTTGTAATGATAGAATTCACGCTATTGACGAGAGAGTGAGCGTGGAAGAATTTGAAAAACTTTGTCTTGTTTTTAGAGATTTGGTGGAGAATTTTTAA
- a CDS encoding LysE family transporter, with protein MFDSFLNGLFLGFGVSVPFGPINILILTYALKAFKNSIAVGLGAFSVDLLYLLLLQFGLLNFLDNVIFMRALAIFGFCFLSYMAYLMLKKKNEDLHLDQHKDFKESLLKSYVKGIILNGSNPYVIGFWLSATGIVLSNQHAYSTILGLVVAILFWIAALAFVVAKYSYLFSAKVIRIINIVSALIIEYFALNLLYKTFIG; from the coding sequence ATGTTTGATTCTTTTTTAAATGGTTTGTTTTTGGGTTTTGGGGTAAGTGTTCCTTTTGGGCCTATAAATATTTTGATTTTAACCTATGCTTTAAAGGCTTTTAAAAATTCCATAGCGGTGGGCTTGGGTGCATTTAGTGTGGATTTGCTCTATTTGCTTTTATTGCAATTTGGGCTTTTGAATTTCTTGGATAATGTGATTTTTATGCGTGCTTTGGCTATTTTTGGTTTTTGTTTTTTAAGCTATATGGCTTATTTGATGTTAAAAAAGAAAAATGAAGATTTGCATTTAGATCAGCATAAAGATTTTAAAGAAAGTCTTTTAAAAAGCTATGTTAAGGGTATCATTTTAAATGGCTCTAATCCTTATGTGATAGGTTTTTGGCTCAGTGCCACAGGCATAGTTTTAAGCAATCAACACGCTTATTCTACGATATTAGGGCTTGTTGTTGCTATTCTTTTTTGGATAGCTGCTTTAGCTTTTGTTGTCGCAAAATACAGCTATCTTTTTAGTGCAAAGGTGATTCGTATTATCAATATAGTTTCAGCTTTGATTATAGAGTATTTCGCTCTAAATTTATTATATAAAACTTTTATAGGATAG
- the thiF gene encoding thiamine biosynthesis protein ThiF — protein sequence MMRIKFNGKELDTEFSTSLDFFKSVSKNENDVWIINGFATKENIKIHENDELFCIERNTLPPKDALDAMMRARHTPKLHDKLKNGRVAVCGLGGLGSHIAINLARSGVGYLKLIDFDVVEPSNLNRQAYRVSDLGKFKTEALKEQISEINPYIKTEICTLKIDEENLPDLFKDMDIVCEAFDGALAKAMIAQNFHRFYKDTTLICASGLAGYGDSNSIQTRKIAKNFYVCGDLVNGAKVGNGLMAPRVNICAGHQSNLVLELLANKE from the coding sequence CTGATGAGAATTAAATTCAATGGTAAAGAACTAGATACAGAATTTAGCACCAGTTTGGATTTTTTCAAAAGTGTAAGCAAAAATGAAAATGATGTGTGGATTATCAATGGTTTTGCAACGAAAGAAAATATAAAAATTCACGAAAATGATGAGCTTTTTTGTATAGAAAGAAACACCTTACCTCCAAAAGATGCTCTAGATGCGATGATGAGGGCAAGACACACTCCAAAACTTCACGATAAGCTTAAAAATGGGCGCGTGGCGGTTTGTGGTTTGGGTGGGCTTGGCTCACATATAGCGATAAATTTAGCAAGAAGTGGTGTGGGGTATTTAAAGCTGATTGATTTTGATGTGGTTGAGCCTAGCAATCTTAACCGCCAAGCTTACCGCGTAAGTGATTTGGGAAAATTTAAAACCGAGGCTTTAAAAGAGCAAATCAGTGAAATAAATCCTTATATTAAAACTGAAATTTGCACTTTAAAAATCGATGAAGAGAATTTGCCTGATTTATTTAAAGATATGGATATAGTTTGCGAGGCTTTTGATGGTGCGCTTGCAAAGGCTATGATAGCACAAAATTTTCATAGATTTTATAAAGACACTACTTTAATCTGTGCTTCAGGGCTTGCAGGATATGGCGATAGTAATAGCATACAAACAAGAAAAATCGCTAAAAATTTCTATGTATGTGGGGATTTGGTAAATGGTGCTAAAGTGGGAAATGGACTTATGGCACCGCGTGTAAATATTTGCGCTGGACATCAAAGCAATCTTGTCTTAGAGCTTTTGGCAAATAAGGAGTAA